Genomic DNA from Cydia strobilella chromosome 19, ilCydStro3.1, whole genome shotgun sequence:
gtagtatttaattttgtacgcaatatgggtaaatgcctgaaataaaagctttttattttatttattttttttatttttattttaaatgtagctTTCCGTCGGAAATGGGCCCTGAAGGTGGGTACTGACCAACGTTACGAGGTGTAATGTAACATTCGCATCGAGCGTGTTACGCATCGCGCATGTTACGCTGTGTTCTAAAATCGGCGTAACATGCTCGTCAAAACTCTGTGCTCCGCTTTCGCCGCCAGTTCACTCAAGATGGCCGACAGCGAGGACGCGTTGGTATCTTTGATTCTACTTAATTATTGTTTCatctaaattaagaagaagaaaaaacgtTACTGGACATcaaacttatttaaaaacagaTGCGTATGTGGTGGTTTGTCATTGATAGCAATTTTAAAAAACCAGAGGATTACTGGACAGTATAAAAACTGTACGCACGTCTCCGATCGATTTTAAAGAACTCTTTAATTTAATTGGACcaaaagtacataaaaaagatacATATCATAACATATatacggaattcgcgcgcggacagtaagcTTTTGGACTACAGTTGGGTGATCTGTTTACAATGATTCTTTATATTTTTCAGATCAAGATGGCGAAGCGCACAGTGCTGAACGAGGCCTACAAGGGCCTGGTGGAGACCATGTCTATCCCGGTAGAGCTGCATGAGCGCGCTGGCCGCAAGTTTGCCAGCTTCGGTGGCGTTCTGCCAATACACTGCGCTACGGAAGAACAGGTACTACTAGAGCCCTCCTGTGGCAAGTAGGAAAACTGAACGCTTAAAATATTTCGTCTGAAGAACAGGTACTACTAGCGCCCTCTAGCAGCGAGTAGTCAAACTAaatttattgtgcaccatagtAAGAAAATACAGAAAGAgatacaagcttaagactaggtaacaacagacGCTCTTCCAGACAAAGTACAACTTTGAACGGGTGGTgccgatatacatataaattaacaaaTCGAGGAcacaaataattttttaaactttaaaataatatatacatacaaataccctaaaaatatatacatacatacattcatgTATAATCATATAAATAAGGCAAGTTAGGCAGCGATAGGTATAAATGTAATTTcaatagatttttaaaaatgggaAGGGATTTAGGATTTAGCACATCTGATATCTAAcggcaaagcattccacagccgaacagctcGAAATGTAGTTAATGTAAAAGTTTGAGAAAGAACATGGCGGAGCAAGGAGACATACTCGTATGCTTCTCCGCACCCCGGACGGAAGAAAGATAATTGAAACGCTCTTTAAGATATATGTAGAGGGGTAGTGGGGTGCGCTATTAATATTTCAACAAAAAACTAGAGGAAGATTATAAATGCTTGATATATTTTGTgtctatgtacctacctacctaccctaccctaccttATGTACCTACAGGTATTGGAGTTGGCGAAGACTACCCACCATTACTGCGATGTGTTCACCGACGAGGTGTTGGCTCCGTTAGCCGAGTTAGCCTACGTTCGTCTAGACGAGAATACTGCTGAAAAGGTCGGTTCGGTCGGTCGGTCGGTAAAGTATACTTCTATCGTATGCACGGTAACGTCGGTAACGATATACCTACATCTGAAagtaaacaaatacctactctgGGTCTCTCGCGGTTATAGTTGTTTAGCATGACCTACATTTTGATACATCTCGTGAAATATGGCGAGTTGAGGCTCATTAGAAAAGTCTCGAACTACTTGTTAAACGTCCCATACAATcattttcggtcgccgttacgacGCAAATGTGTCGACACCGTTTTTTCCGGTCACAATTCCGGTCGCAGTGTCGTCGCCGTAACGACACCGCTACCAGAAATGGGGAAGAGTCGATACAttgttaacagttttttttttcggttacAATGTTTCGAAACAGTTCGGTAACGGTTACGAATCATTGTGTATagatttggtcacaaactgaacGCTTAAGtgcataaaaaaatgtttcgacACTTTGTGCCCGAAAAGTGTATACACGGCGACCCCTTTAGTTACTGAAATAATTCTGTTCGCATTGTGGACACACTGTTACCACACTAAgtatagaatttggtcacaatcTGAACGCTagtgtataaaaaaatgtttcgacACTTTGTGACCGAAAAGTGTATACACGGCGACCACTTTAGTTACTGAAATAATTCTGGTCGCATTGTGGACACACTGTTACCACACTAAGTATAAAATTTGGTCACAATCTGAACGCTagtgtataaaaaaatgtttcgacACTTTGTGACCGAAAAGTGTATACACGGCGACCACTTTAGTTACTGAAATAATTCTGGTCACAATGTGTACACACTGTTACCACATTAAGTAaccaaaactgaacacagtcGCAAAGCGTAGATAGTAGCTGTTACGACATATCTGGCATTTCgttactactttgatgatttctgcgaccggaatggttatatCAAAGATATCTCCGTAATAGACTCCGTAATGGACCTGTAacctaatgttattaataaattttcattttcatttagatggatacagtctaaggaaaaaacgtacctcgaaaatcaagaaaatttgattctcgttcagagggcgctactagctttggccaactgtcgtatagatggcgttgacggtttcgtttgttattaaacaattttaacgcatatcagtgaaagaacatgggtcaaaattataaaaataattaatgcaaataaaaaaaaatcatttatccatatttaaatacattttatcgtatttttataaatcttcatttttagttttaaagtgtgtcgacagatggcagtgaatttactgtggttacaaaatgtactatgacagtaccgctctagtataagttactctatggttatatgCATGGGGTACAAAGTTTCCTCTCAGCAATAATACAGCCTTTTCCAAAATAGTTTTTGACTAACAAACAATCAAGTTGGAATTTGTATTTCAAAATGGTTGGCTCTCGTGTCGTATATGTGTAACATGTtggttaaattatatattttttgtgacaGGTGTTTATAAACCGCAGCAAGCGCATCCTCCTCACGTCCAGCGACGGGCAGCTCGCGCAGTGGCGCGCCGCCCCGAGCTTCCCGTCCGACAACCGCTTCCTCGCCGGCGCGCCCATCGTCAACCACGACGGCGCGCTGGTGTCCGTGGTCACTGCCAAGAGGGGCAACCACTATGCCGTGTCTTCCTTTGATGTTAGTTCTAAGCCAATTATATCATCTTCATCTTCAATTTAGACAtaatacagtcagcagcagaagttgaaGCGGGCGAGttattcaaaatgatcttgacgggactttattaaataaataaatattataggacattcttacacagattgactaaagctcaagaaggcttgtgttaaggggcccacagactatcagtccgccggacgatatcggcctgtcagttagaacacaaaattgacaattccgaacaactaacaggccaatatcgtccggcggactgatagtcagtgggcccctttaaattatgggtactcagacaacgatatacatttataatatataaatacttaaatacatagacaacacccatgactcgagaacaaatatctgtgctcatcacacaaataaatgcccttaccgggattcgaacccaggaccatcggcttcacaggcagagttactacccaaaatttttgttaagagaataagaacAGTTCAAGGTAATTTTCAAGGTAATTCTGCTGCTGAGTGCACGTAGGAATGTCACAAAGCTACAGTTCTGGTCAACTCCGGATTTTTGTGATTTCGTCGATTCTATATTTCTCTCGGCCAACTGTTTTCgtagattttttgtttaaaaaaaagtctaaTACATCGTACGATCAAAAGTAATAACACTAAAAACTTGAAGGTTgaataattcatgtttttatttaaaaaaaatatgtgcaccCAAAAAAGTCTGTGTGCAATGTGAATCTTTTGCtcgcttacttatttattattgtcgGCTAAAGTCGCAAATCTCTCTCCTTCagtttacagtctggcaaaaaagagtagaaattaaaaagtggcaacactgtagtttcgtccctttcaaatcgatctaagaaaaacgggacgacactacagtgttgccactttttaatttctactcttttttgtaGTTGTCTGTCTATCATGTTCACGCTCACGCCCCTGACTAAAGTCGTCGTTAAAGGGTCCCACTGACTATGAGACCGCCAGTTGTTCGGTactgtaaatttttttaaattaaaagaaaaatggaACACCGCTCCAATCACTTCTCACAGTCGCTCTCTCGCTTCGCTCAGTTGGTAGAaacgattggaccggtgtttcAATGATCGcaggttcaagtcctgccggagatgtaaatttttccatttttcctttaatttaaaaattgggagtGACGCTCGCAGACGTTCTGCTTCATACAAAAttgacaaatttttgttctaactgacaggccgatatcgtccggcggactgatagtcagtgcgcCCCTTAACGGAATgcgcaatggggttggccggtcgagtTAGCAGAttgcgccagcatagcttgccttgtcaatccctagaattgtctcaaattgtttttaatgccctggatgtcagccctttaagccaaatctcatagaaaaaggggcaagctatggcgccatctctgcaaacctttgacagttgccaactccATTTTTATTTTGCCAGGGCGAAGGAGGCTACTTCGACACCACCCTCCCCTGGAAGATCTTGGACTCCCCGGGCATCATCTACGGCGACCAGAGCTTCCCCTCCCGCGAGGCGCTCCGCAGCCACGTGGTCTTCCTCCCCCCCGCCCACAAGGCCCCCCCGTCCCCCGCCGCCCCCGTGCTGCACAGGAGCGCGACCCCCCGTATAGCGTTAGTTGCCGGGAACGGCCGACAGATGGCGCATATTTATTTGCAAGGAGTGCACGCTGATGGGGTTGAATATTTGTAGATGAGGTAAATGGATCGCTTTTCTATCGACGTTTCCATAAACATTTGCGTTTTGATTGTACTTTGATGTAGTTTTTTTAGTAGATACTTATCATTATATAACTTAATATGTGTTTGATAATTATAACTTATGAcattaattgtaataatattgttttttttgtggcctacctacctacaatatTTACTAATAAACTAGATAACTGaaaatatacacaaataatACTTTACAATTaccagtttttaaaaattgtaataaaaacaagttattaccattttacttttttattaaaaaaatacacctttatttacaataaaaaacctTATCCCAACTAAATAAAGCCCATATTATAATCAGTCTTTATAAACTATTTGGTAATAATACCaattaacaataataatgtaaaatctTGATTTGCACtagtaaataaacaatataggaAAATCATCTCTTTTATCCTGCACTTATTTGGATAGGTTATTTATCACTTCTATCAGTTTCTGGTCAAGCATCCAACCATCGGATcgtatattttttagggttccgtacccaaagggtaaaaacgggaccctattactaagactccgctgtccgtctgtctgtcaccaggctgtatctcatgatccgtggtagctagacagttgaaaatttcaca
This window encodes:
- the LOC134749947 gene encoding poxin-like isoform X2; its protein translation is MLKSYFYLLVCAAPALCNIKMAKRTVLNEAYKGLVETMSIPVELHERAGRKFASFGGVLPIHCATEEQVLELAKTTHHYCDVFTDEVLAPLAELAYVRLDENTAEKVFINRSKRILLTSSDGQLAQWRAAPSFPSDNRFLAGAPIVNHDGALVSVVTAKRGNHYAVSSFDGEGGYFDTTLPWKILDSPGIIYGDQSFPSREALRSHVVFLPPAHKAPPSPAAPVLHRSATPRIALVAGNGRQMAHIYLQGVHADGVEYL
- the LOC134749947 gene encoding poxin-like isoform X1, whose protein sequence is MLKSYFYLLVCAAPALCNVPKIKMAKRTVLNEAYKGLVETMSIPVELHERAGRKFASFGGVLPIHCATEEQVLELAKTTHHYCDVFTDEVLAPLAELAYVRLDENTAEKVFINRSKRILLTSSDGQLAQWRAAPSFPSDNRFLAGAPIVNHDGALVSVVTAKRGNHYAVSSFDGEGGYFDTTLPWKILDSPGIIYGDQSFPSREALRSHVVFLPPAHKAPPSPAAPVLHRSATPRIALVAGNGRQMAHIYLQGVHADGVEYL
- the LOC134749947 gene encoding poxin-like isoform X3, whose amino-acid sequence is MAKRTVLNEAYKGLVETMSIPVELHERAGRKFASFGGVLPIHCATEEQVLELAKTTHHYCDVFTDEVLAPLAELAYVRLDENTAEKVFINRSKRILLTSSDGQLAQWRAAPSFPSDNRFLAGAPIVNHDGALVSVVTAKRGNHYAVSSFDGEGGYFDTTLPWKILDSPGIIYGDQSFPSREALRSHVVFLPPAHKAPPSPAAPVLHRSATPRIALVAGNGRQMAHIYLQGVHADGVEYL